A section of the Eriocheir sinensis breed Jianghai 21 chromosome 62, ASM2467909v1, whole genome shotgun sequence genome encodes:
- the LOC126986626 gene encoding ubiquitin-conjugating enzyme E2 C-like, protein MAQNIAPVTASTSNANKSSPEKALKGRDSHSVSKRLQHELMTLMVSMDKGISAFPEGDNLFKWVGTLTGPATTVYEGLTYRLSLEFPSSYPYSAPTVKFITACFHPNVDLHGNICLDILKEKWSASYDVRAILLSIQSLLGEPNNDSPLNGHAAELWTNQAAYKKHLLEHYKKAMN, encoded by the exons ATGGCCCAGAACATCGCCCCCGTCACCGCCTCCACCAGCAACGCCAACAAGAGCAGCCCGGAGAAGGCGCTGAAGGGGCGGGACAGCCACTCGGTATCCAAGAG GCTACAGCATGAGCTCATGACACTCATGGTCTCCATGGATAAGGGCATATCAGCCTTCCCTGAGGGAGACAACCTCTTCAAGTGGGTGGGCACCCTCACCGGCCCAGCCACCACG GTGTACGAGGGGCTGACTTACCGCTTGTCTCTCGAGTTCCCCAGCAGTTACCCCTACTCGGCCCCCACTGTAAAGTTCATAACTGCCTGCTTCCATCCTAATGTTGACCTGCACGGTAACATCTGCCTTGATATCCTGAAGGAGAAGTGGTCAGCATCCTATGATGTCCGTGCCATCTTGCTCTCCATCCAGTCTCTGCTTGGAG AGCCCAACAATGACAGTCCCCTCAATGGCCATGCGGCAGAGCTGTGGACGAATCAGGCAGCCTACAAGAAACATCTACTGGAGCATTACAAGAAGGCAATGAATTGA
- the LOC126986630 gene encoding AP-4 complex subunit sigma-1-like, producing MLHYLLISRDGNVHFSHYFTHINPTSRPATEARVIGKCQAADKDACHFLEDGQHSLVFRWFGPCMFVVAADQSENELMIYEFLSLYVSALHKYFGKFSEKHILLNIERLHMVLEEMVVGGELVEPSIRNALSPIQMLDAISSR from the exons ATGTTGCACTACCTCCTTATCTCCCGTGATGGCAACGTGCATTTCTCCCACTACTTCACTCACATCAATCCCACCAGCCGCCCTGCCACTGAGGCTCGTGTCATCGGCAAGTGCCAAGCAGCCGACAAAGATGCG TGTCATTTTTTGGAGGATGGCCAACACTCCCTCGTCTTCCGCTGGTTTGGGCCGTGCATGTTTGTTGTTGCAGCTGACCAATCAGAGAATGAGCTGATGATCTATGAATTCCTCAGTTTGTATGTCAGTGCTCTCCATAAATATTTTGGCAAGTTCTCTGAGAAGCACATCCTCCTCAACATTGAGCGGCTACACATGGTTcttgaggagatggtggtggggggagagCTGGTTGAGCCCTCCATCAGGAATGCCCTCAGTCCCATACAGATGCTGGATGCCATTTCCTCTAgatag
- the LOC126986623 gene encoding geranylgeranyl transferase type-2 subunit alpha-like: MHGRLKIKTTAEQAEEKRKERAEKQKLYLGGLTKVVEKRASGTYDEECLKATAQLLAANPDATTLWNIRRETLLANKSENEESWSEVLQSELKMVETCLMKNHKSYGAWHHRCWVMENFPNPPWAAELKLCDSYLKLDERNFHCWDYRRFVVAGSKQQPEDELKVSQQLIEHNLSNYSAWHYRSKLLPLVHPPTPTSPHPVAEQALVKELQTVVEAVFTDPSDQSPWFFLRWLVNRQEKGPRLLQIGYIHTHGDAGHLVCVFSQPVPLTAVPETVVEGTRDGSSLSWWAPDKSVYSCVWAADLSLTLDKEHKISFSLAAQPTRSLMVGQGAAQAMEWVATLEVCGEELSDTTRSTLEEVKTNCTTLDELDPDNKWVLLTLVDVLWALDSRAHLATILHYLAQLQTLDPLRYNYYADMKSRLVMETALRKHRVTAEAGSKFSVCGQDLTRVTLSHLLATTYCVDFSNNNLSSISSLNNLVACRELILDHNEIQNLAPLSALAALESLSVAHNKISDVEQLACLQPLPNLRRLNLKNNPLCSVEDCETQIKKLLPGLQSLSVR, from the exons ATG CACGGACGCCTCAAGATCAAGACCACAGCCGAACAGGCAGAAGAAAAGCGCAAAGAAAGAGCAGAGAAGCAGAAGCTGTACCTTGGTGGGCTGACCAAGGTGGTTGAGAAG CGCGCTTCAGGGACCTATGATGAAGAGTGCCTTAAGGCCACTGCCCAGCTACTGGCTGCCAACCCTGATGCCACTACACTCTGGAACATCCGCCGTGAAACTCTGTTAGCCAACAAAAG TGAAAATGAGGAGTCATGGTCTGAGGTGTTGCAGTCTGAGCTTAAGATGGTGGAGACCTGTCTTATGAAAAACCACAAGAGTTATGGTGCGTGGCATCATCGATGTTGGGTGATGGAAAACTTCCCCAACCCACCCTGGGCTGCCGAGCTCAAACTGTGTGACAGCTACCTCAAGCTGGATGAAAGGAATT TTCACTGCTGGGACTACCGGAGGTTTGTGGTGGCTGGCAGTAAGCAACAGCCGGAGGATGAACTCAAAGTCTCCCAGCAACTGATTGAACATAATTTGAGCAATTACTCAGCGTGGCACTATCGCTCAAAGCTGCTGCCCCTCGTACATCCCCCTACACCCACCTCACCCCACCCAGTGGCAGAGCAAGCCCTTGTTAAG GAGCTGCagacagtggtggaggcagtgtTTACTGACCCTTCAGACCAGAGTCCATGGTTTTTCCTGCGATGGCTGGTAAATAGACAAGAGAAGGGGCCTAG ACTATTGCAGATAGGGTACATACACACCCATGGTGATGCCGGgcatttggtgtgtgtgttctCCCAGCCCGTGCCACTTACTGCCGTCCCTGAGACAGTGGTAGAGGGAACAAGAGATGGGTCTAGTCTGTCCTGGTGGGCACCAGACAAAAGTGTGTACTCCTGTGTATGG GCTGCAGACTTGTCCCTAACCCTGGATAAAGAGCACAAGATAAGCTTTAGTCTGGCTGCCCAGCCCACCAGGAGCCTCATGGTGGGCCAGGGGGCAGCACAGGCCATGGAGTGGGTGGCAACTTTggaggtgtgtggggaggagcTGTCAGATACCACTCGCTCCACCTTGGAGGAGGTGAAGACAAATTGCACCACTTTGGATGAGCTAGATCCAGACAACAAAT GGGTATTGCTGACACTGGTGGATGTATTGTGGGCACTGGATTCCCGAGCCCACCTGGCCACCATCCTGCACTACCTGGCCCAGCTGCAGACCCTGGACCCCCTCCGCTACAACTATTATGCTGACATGA AGAGCAGACTGGTGATGGAGACGGCCCTCAGAAAGCATCGGGTCACTGCAGAGGCTGGAAGTAAATTTTCTGTATGTGGGCAAGACCTTACAAGAGTCACCCTCAGCCACCTGCTAGCCACAACATACTGTGTAGACTTCAGCAACAACAATCTGTCCTCTATTTCATCACTTAACAACCTGGTGGCATGCAGGGAGCTGATTCTAGATCACAATGAGATCCAGAACCTGGCCCCCCTCTCTGCCTTAGCTGCCTTAGAATCTCTGTCGGTAGCCCATAACAAAATATCAGATGTTGAGCAGCTGGCATGTCTGCAGCCCCTGCCAAACCTGAGACGCCTCAACCTCAAGAACAATCCTTTGTGTAGCGTGGAGGACTGTGAAACACAGATCAAGAAGCTTTTGCCTGGCCTCCAATCACTTAGTGTGAGGTGA
- the LOC126986629 gene encoding protein cornichon homolog 4-like: MDDEEMPPAPHPEPSASLDTAVFVFSLFDTGALLFLLVYYVITLSDLECDYLNAQQCCYRLNLWVIPKLAAHLLLSLVFLLTGHFYLFLASLPLAAFLLREYVKVPAGNFGVYDPTEIHRMGQLKTHMRDSVIGLGYYLVFFFIYLYCLLTHLLRSNPIPKPDYADDIGL, from the exons ATGGACGACGAAGAGATGCCCCCCGCGCCGCACCCTGAGCCCTCCGCCTCCCTGGACACCGccgtcttcgtcttctccttgtTCGACACAGGAGCCTTGCTGTTCCTCCTCGTCTACTAT GTCATCACTTTATCTGACTTGGAGTGTGACTACCTAAATGCTCAGCAGTGCTGCTACAGACTCAACTTG TGGGTGATTCCCAAGCTGGCGGCCCACCTGCTGCTCTCCCTCGTGTTCCTGCTAACAGGacacttctacctcttcctcgcctccctgCCCCTGGCTGCCTTCCTCCTCCGCGA GTATGTTAAGGTGCCGGCGGGAAACTTCGGTGTTTATGACCCCACGGAAATTCACCGCATGGGGCAGCTCAAAACACACATGAGGGACTCAGTAATTGGCCTGGGATACTACCTggtcttcttcttcatttatctctACTG CCTGTTGACCCACCTGCTGCGCTCCAACCCTATTCCCAAGCCTGACTATGCTGATGACATTGGGCTGTAA
- the LOC126986628 gene encoding exosome complex component RRP46-like, whose protein sequence is MAKHACELSFLSRSDGSALYSIGLTVALASVNGPGDVKVSNRLYNRAHLEVCYSPTTGHSMIRERALESLIMHTVEQAILVHLHPRTAINVTIQEMQSDGSALSTSINAACMALLDAGIQMKATFAAVTCCITPYGTILIDPTEAEIQESVAEATFVFDGSGEGSVLTAHQDGQLSYEDFKRCLKQCQEASKDVFAFYRRVIENKYQNEPES, encoded by the exons ATGGCAAAACATGCTTGTGAACTGAGCTTTCTCTCCCGCTCTGACGGATCTGCACTGTATTCAATCG GCTTGACAGTTGCCCTGGCCTCGGTAAATGGACCTGGAGATGTGAAGGTGTCCAACCGCCTGTACAACCGTGCCCACCTGGAAGTGTGCTACAGCCCAACCACCGGCCACTCGA TGATTCGGGAGCGTGCACTGGAGTCCCTCATCATGCACACAGTAGAACAGGCAATACTGGTCCACCTCCACCCCAGGACAGCCATCAATGTCACCATTCAGGAGATGCAGTCTGATGGCTCA GCCCTGTCAACCAGCATCAATGCAGCCTGCATGGCATTACTGGATGCAGGGATACAGATGAAGGCGACCTTTGCTGCTGTAACTTGTTGCATCACGCCCTATGGCACCATCCTCATTGATCCCACAGAGGCAGAGATACAG GAGAGTGTAGCAGAGGCAACCTTCGTGTTTGATGGCAGCGGTGAGGGCAGTGTGTTGACGGCACACCAGGATGGCCAGCTCAGCTATGAGGACTTCAAAAGGTGTCTTAAACAGTGTCAGGAGGCCTCCAAGGATGTGTTTGCCTTCTACCGAAGAGTTATAGAGAACAAATATCAAAATGAACCAGAAAGTTGA